One window of Candidatus Regiella endosymbiont of Tuberolachnus salignus genomic DNA carries:
- a CDS encoding helix-turn-helix transcriptional regulator — protein sequence MESSNDIWGIKDCESRFIYTNRAFREFLNIPARFKIEGKRDEQLPTPISEFAPELQKQDLDTINSGQRVTLIKTHFFGREKKLQPYLYEKFPLYDENNECVGTVFYGKKMDFISPQQYASRINPSGLKVAPPMKLFNKSELRIIFFILQSMSAKEIARKLYRSHRTIENNLYRMYQKSAVSSLKEFKKFCQKAGFDRYIPPEFIPLGIQFIENRRAS from the coding sequence ATGGAAAGTAGCAACGATATTTGGGGTATAAAAGATTGCGAATCCCGATTTATTTATACTAATCGGGCTTTTCGTGAATTTTTAAATATTCCGGCCCGATTTAAAATTGAAGGAAAGCGTGATGAACAACTTCCCACGCCGATTTCTGAATTTGCTCCGGAGTTGCAAAAACAAGATCTGGACACTATTAACAGTGGGCAAAGAGTGACGCTGATTAAAACCCATTTTTTTGGTCGAGAGAAAAAGTTGCAACCTTATTTGTATGAAAAGTTTCCGCTCTATGATGAAAATAATGAGTGTGTAGGCACGGTGTTTTATGGCAAAAAAATGGATTTTATTTCACCCCAGCAATATGCGAGCAGGATCAATCCTTCGGGATTAAAGGTGGCTCCTCCAATGAAATTATTTAACAAGTCAGAGCTGAGAATCATATTTTTTATATTGCAGTCGATGAGTGCTAAGGAGATCGCGAGGAAACTCTATCGCTCTCATAGGACGATAGAAAATAATCTGTACAGGATGTACCAAAAATCGGCAGTCAGTTCCTTGAAAGAATTTAAAAAATTTTGCCAGAAAGCCGGATTTGATCGTTATATTCCACCCGAATTTATTCCGCTTGGTATCCAGTTTATTGAAAATAGGAGGGCGTCGTGA
- the gntU gene encoding gluconate transporter, with protein sequence MNILTLVLTAMGSVLLLLFLVMKVRMHAFIALILVSVGAGVFSGMPVEKIAETMQKGMGGILGFLAIVVALGAMFGRILHETGALDQIAMKLLQTFGEKRAHYTLGIVGLICALPLFFDVAVVLLIGTVFAIARHTRGNVIKLAIPLFAGVAAAAAFLLPGSAPMLLASQMGADYGWMILIGLAAAIPGMILAGPMYGSFISRHVILTLPKETGENSHKGQLPSFGFSLALILFPLVLVGLRTLGTGFVEQGTPLFHWLEFIGHPFTALLAACLIAIYGLALRCGMNREKIMDICSAAIQPAGIILLITGAGGVFKRVLVDSGVGPALGNALINAGLPIAIACFVLSAAVRVIQGSATVAGLTTVGLVMPVISELGFSGAQMAALSICIAGGSIVLSHVNDSGFWLFSKFTGATEAQTLKTWSVMETILGTTGAAIGMIAFAML encoded by the coding sequence ATGAATATTTTAACGCTGGTGTTAACAGCTATGGGATCAGTTTTGTTGCTGTTATTTTTAGTGATGAAAGTACGTATGCACGCTTTTATTGCTTTAATACTGGTTTCCGTGGGTGCAGGGGTATTTTCTGGTATGCCTGTTGAAAAAATAGCTGAGACTATGCAAAAAGGGATGGGAGGGATATTAGGATTTTTGGCTATTGTGGTCGCTTTGGGGGCGATGTTCGGTCGAATTTTGCATGAAACTGGGGCGCTTGATCAAATTGCAATGAAATTGCTACAAACATTTGGTGAAAAACGTGCTCATTATACGTTAGGTATCGTCGGTCTTATCTGTGCTCTCCCCTTGTTTTTTGATGTAGCAGTAGTGCTACTTATTGGCACCGTATTTGCCATTGCCCGTCACACACGTGGTAATGTTATTAAATTGGCTATCCCATTGTTTGCCGGTGTGGCTGCCGCTGCCGCCTTTTTGCTGCCAGGATCGGCTCCAATGCTGTTAGCGTCCCAAATGGGTGCTGACTATGGTTGGATGATTTTGATTGGTCTGGCGGCGGCGATCCCTGGAATGATCCTGGCTGGTCCAATGTACGGTAGCTTTATTAGCCGTCACGTTATTCTCACATTACCTAAAGAGACGGGGGAAAACAGCCATAAAGGCCAGCTACCTTCATTTGGTTTTAGCTTGGCGTTGATACTTTTTCCGTTAGTGTTAGTGGGTTTGAGAACTCTAGGTACAGGCTTTGTTGAGCAAGGCACCCCTTTGTTCCATTGGTTAGAATTTATCGGTCATCCGTTTACTGCACTTTTAGCCGCGTGCTTAATTGCTATTTATGGTTTAGCGCTCCGTTGTGGGATGAATAGAGAGAAAATCATGGATATTTGCTCAGCCGCTATCCAGCCCGCCGGTATTATTCTGTTGATTACAGGAGCAGGTGGGGTATTTAAACGGGTTTTGGTAGATTCAGGTGTCGGCCCGGCTTTGGGTAATGCACTGATCAATGCAGGTTTACCTATTGCTATTGCTTGTTTTGTACTTTCTGCTGCCGTACGTGTCATTCAAGGTTCCGCGACTGTGGCGGGTTTAACGACAGTGGGTCTGGTGATGCCGGTTATCAGTGAATTGGGTTTCAGTGGGGCACAGATGGCCGCGCTCTCTATTTGTATCGCAGGGGGATCGATTGTACTCAGTCATGTTAACGATTCTGGTTTCTGGTTGTTCAGTAAATTCACCGGAGCGACCGAAGCCCAGACGTTGAAAACATGGTCGGTAATGGAAACTATTTTAGGAACGACAGGTGCAGCAATTGGCATGATAGCTTTTGCCATGCTGTAA
- a CDS encoding helix-turn-helix transcriptional regulator — translation MFIYDDNQTKFLMRAFHELSAAEVRILAMYSSGIANKDIAVKLNISVKTVNSHLNNAAHKYNLQSFSELRSLFSIRLTLLTLEIRDTALCTE, via the coding sequence ATGTTTATTTACGATGATAATCAGACTAAATTTCTTATGAGGGCTTTTCATGAGCTTTCAGCGGCTGAAGTGAGAATATTAGCTATGTACTCATCAGGCATTGCAAATAAGGATATTGCTGTTAAATTAAACATTAGTGTGAAAACGGTAAATTCTCATCTTAACAATGCTGCCCATAAATATAATTTACAGTCTTTTTCAGAATTAAGATCGTTATTTAGCATAAGATTGACACTGTTAACGTTGGAGATCCGAGATACTGCGCTTTGTACCGAATAA
- a CDS encoding TraY domain-containing protein, producing the protein MTLDNDFNETGTTVTVKITAKANNFLIESARHSKRTKKCESELRLEDHLRRFSSISAIGITKNRCE; encoded by the coding sequence GTGACATTAGATAATGATTTTAATGAAACAGGAACGACAGTGACGGTTAAAATAACAGCGAAGGCAAATAATTTTTTAATAGAAAGTGCTAGACATTCAAAAAGAACAAAAAAATGTGAATCAGAATTAAGATTGGAAGATCATTTGCGTCGTTTTTCATCCATCTCTGCGATTGGTATAACGAAGAATAGATGTGAATAG
- the pilM gene encoding type IV pilus biogenesis protein PilM, whose product MSLGYWLLSMFLVLFLMIADMNHRGAYQATQAADSANQQRARQTVHYINTINDYLYANPQNRGVISEAKLGFASVPSLAHVIEKGRVFVYQPNQPGLMRALRAQTRDSALLGRVHQRRLVDNRGDELNITLPNVIPDTALVYLN is encoded by the coding sequence ATGAGTCTGGGGTATTGGTTGTTGTCGATGTTTTTAGTGCTTTTTTTGATGATTGCCGATATGAACCACCGGGGGGCTTATCAGGCCACGCAAGCGGCTGACAGTGCAAACCAGCAGCGCGCCCGTCAGACGGTGCATTACATCAATACCATTAATGATTATTTGTACGCCAACCCGCAAAATCGGGGTGTTATCAGCGAGGCGAAATTGGGTTTCGCCTCTGTGCCGTCGTTGGCACATGTTATTGAAAAGGGTCGGGTCTTTGTCTACCAACCTAACCAACCGGGGTTAATGCGTGCACTGAGAGCCCAGACCCGCGATTCGGCGCTGCTAGGACGGGTACACCAGCGCCGCTTAGTGGATAACCGGGGTGATGAGTTAAACATCACGCTTCCTAACGTCATTCCTGACACCGCGCTTGTCTATCTCAATTGA
- a CDS encoding toxin co-regulated pilus biosynthesis Q family protein, whose translation MKLMPTLVFLSMLLGGCSSTRHHRPADNDALNFVATQIHTHSQRIAQAQERLKQASATAIRPRLSEHKLRTATGLTQPPTPVATVSKQALNKDVNATADSKEKRTTVSSGFISTKATTPAVKGSVKSVPKPIQAAKMWRAERGSTLKDTLYVWAAAQKCPHGQNATWNIVWATEINYRIDAPLSFPGSFREALNGVFHLYTTATVPLFAGINTPQCLLKVDDKAVR comes from the coding sequence ATGAAATTAATGCCAACCCTCGTATTTTTATCGATGTTGTTGGGTGGCTGTAGTAGCACGCGGCATCATCGGCCTGCCGATAACGATGCCCTGAACTTTGTGGCGACCCAAATACACACGCATAGCCAACGGATTGCCCAGGCGCAAGAGAGGCTAAAACAGGCTAGTGCTACAGCGATACGCCCTCGTTTATCGGAGCACAAGCTGAGGACAGCAACAGGCCTCACGCAACCCCCCACGCCGGTCGCAACCGTGTCGAAGCAGGCGCTTAACAAGGACGTTAACGCAACAGCGGACAGTAAGGAAAAGCGCACGACGGTATCGAGCGGCTTCATCTCAACGAAGGCCACGACGCCTGCGGTTAAGGGTAGCGTTAAGTCGGTACCAAAACCGATTCAGGCGGCAAAAATGTGGCGAGCAGAACGGGGCTCCACCCTCAAAGATACGCTGTATGTGTGGGCGGCAGCACAGAAGTGCCCGCATGGGCAGAATGCCACCTGGAATATTGTCTGGGCAACCGAAATCAATTACCGCATTGATGCCCCTTTATCCTTTCCCGGGAGTTTTCGCGAGGCGTTAAACGGCGTATTTCACTTGTATACCACGGCCACCGTGCCCTTGTTTGCCGGTATCAATACCCCCCAATGCTTGCTGAAAGTCGATGACAAGGCGGTGCGCTAA
- the gntK gene encoding gluconokinase: MNIQQCPPHHVYIVMGVSGSGKSTLANAVARQLNAAFLDGDFLHPRANIIKMSQGQALNDEDRMPWLAILSDAAFAMQQSVHEISLIACSSLKKCYRDHLRLNNKNLSFIYLKGDFDVIERRLKARHGHFFQSQLLITQFNILEEPNEDEQDVYAIDVNVPLKDVIAATVKHIHAKGTQAMEGSKEKL, from the coding sequence ATGAATATCCAACAGTGTCCGCCGCATCACGTTTATATTGTTATGGGTGTTTCCGGCAGTGGAAAATCTACCCTTGCCAATGCGGTTGCTCGCCAGCTTAATGCGGCTTTTCTCGATGGGGATTTTTTACATCCCCGCGCAAATATTATCAAAATGTCTCAGGGGCAAGCCCTGAATGATGAGGATCGAATGCCTTGGCTGGCCATTCTGAGTGATGCGGCTTTTGCTATGCAGCAGAGTGTCCACGAAATTTCGTTGATTGCCTGTTCTTCATTGAAAAAATGTTACCGGGACCATTTACGCTTAAATAACAAAAATCTTTCGTTTATCTATTTGAAGGGTGATTTCGATGTTATCGAGCGCCGACTTAAAGCCCGTCATGGCCATTTTTTTCAGTCTCAACTGTTAATCACACAATTCAATATCTTAGAAGAACCCAATGAAGATGAACAGGATGTCTATGCCATTGATGTCAATGTACCACTTAAGGATGTCATTGCCGCTACCGTGAAGCATATTCACGCCAAAGGAACCCAAGCAATGGAAGGGAGCAAGGAAAAATTATGA